The following is a genomic window from Bacillus sp. FJAT-52991.
TGAGCCAACGCTCTAGCCGTTCGGCCGCAAATGTGAATTCGACATGAAATACTTGGGCAATGGTATAAATTACTTCCTGTTTGCGCCAAGGAAACATCATTTTCTCTAACATAAACGTTGGGATACAGAAGTGCTGGGCGAAGTTATTCGCTTGCCATTCTTGCATCTCACGAAAAGAAGAAGGCAGCACTGTCTGATTGCCACAATGACGAAGAAGGTGTCCAAGCTCATGACCGAAATCTTGCCACTGTTGCTGCGGGATAAATTGATTATTAAGCACGATAAAAGGGATCTCGCCTAACTCAAAAGATTTGCTAGATTTATCATCGTATTCAAGCACAACACCTAAACGAGCAGCGATTGTCTCAACGTCTAATTGATCTGGCTTGTAAATACCAATAGATTGATAGAGAGAAAAAATGTAGTCTTCCAAAATAGTCGAATAGTCCAATTGGCTCACCTCAAAAAGAAATAGTAGGAACATATGTTTGTTTTAGTATATAATAAAACCCCGTCTCATAAAAGGCGGGGGATTATTTCATTTTATGCTCTTGTGATATCTTAGTGTTATTTACATTGTCAGTTGGTTGGCTTTTTTTGATGAAATCATACCCTATTCCAATAGCAGCCAACATAATCATTACAATAATGATTGTTACACCAGTGTATAAAGACAACCGGTTGGACAACTTTTTGAGTGCGGAAGTTAGATAGTTTTGTTTAATGGTAGATAGCTCATCTTCTTTTAAAACAGAGAATTGCTCGACATATAAGTTAAAATTGTGTTCAATATCACTTTCTTTAGACCTAAAATTACTCATGTTAACGAAGTACGAAATTATAAAGTATACTATATGAAAGGACAAAGCTAGAATAAAGAGAAACTTATCGCCTTTTGAATATGCTAGAACCCCCAATAAAGAAGCAGTAATTAATCCTAAGAGAGATTGATTAATCGAATTTATTATTTTATCTGCTTCGCTTTTTGCTTCAACAGATGCATTGTAAGCCTCTTTAACAACTTCTTTTCTTTGATCAAAAAACTCTTTTATTTGCTTCTGTATATATGCAGAAAAATTGGCCTCGATAGTTCCTCTTATTTTAGGCAAAACAGAATCAAATTTTTGTAAATCATCCAAATCACTTAAATATAGAGTGATGACATTTCTAACTATTTCAATTTTGTCATCATATTTATGTTCATCATATGTAAATTTGAATAGTTGCAAAAAATCTTGATAGTGCTCAGGTTTAAAGAAATCATCTAGTAGTAATTCAATACGTTGATAACCTTTAAAGGTAAACTTTTTATCATGATATTTATTTGCAAGAAACTTAGTAGTTAAATAAACAACAATAAAATTTAGGGTATCTTGCAGATCTGGATGCTCTACCTTATTAAATGCAAATGTTAAAGGTAGAGGACTATTATCATCAGAATGCATGTCAGTATACAAATTGAGGACTGTAGTTGCTTGTTCCAAAACAGGTTCGTCTAAAGGAATGTTAAATTCTTCTTCATCAAAAGATTCTAGTGGAACCAGCTTTAGTAACCCATTATCAACACTATTAGAAATAGGTAGAAAAACAAACTTTTTCATGTGATCTACATTAAAAAAATCGAGTTCTTTTTGCTTTAATTTATCTAAAAAAGATTTCATACTAAAATAAATAAGTACATTTTTACCCCGATCAATTATATTTTTATCGAAAATTAAGTCGATCTCGCTCGAAATTCCGTCGTCCAAAAAGGGGGCCATTGAACGATAATTAGTATACGTAATCATATGGCCGTTGTGGCGCAAAGTTATTATGTAATGTTGTTCTTGCATGTGTAAATCAAGCCAATTACTTGTAAAAAGAGTTTTGGCGTCTGTTGTATTACATTGATATTTTATAAATAAATCTTTATCTGTTTCTTTCCATTCTGTAATTTCTGAGAAGAGTGATATGTTCTTAATTGCTGATAGTATTTCATTTAAAACACCCATCCTCATCTCCCGTTCTATTTGTTTTTTTGTTTTAACTCAATTTCGGAAATTGTAATGATCGTTTTGTCTTTTTGAGAGTCGTCCACTGTAATATAGGTTTTAAAAAACTCTATTGGAAATTCTATTTTAACTTTTTTATCTGATGATTGATAGCAGACTGTAGTAGGATCTTTTTCACTTTTAAACTGGAAGCTAACATCTTCATACTCACTTCTTAAAGATGTTTTAAAGCCTTCAATAAAATCAGCTCGTTGTTTTTCTTCTTCTACAAATGGAGTGATTAGTTTTTCTAAATCTAAGTCGATATCAATATTTTTTCCATTGGCGAACGTTTTATCCACAGCAACATAAAAATCTAGTGCTTTTTTTTGTGGAACAATAGATAGAGTCTCTTCTTGTAACTTTTTAATTACTCTATCAGTCATAATTTTATCATTTAGGATCTCAGTGGCTCCTAAAAAATTAATCATAAAATATTTTGAGACTTCACCAGCTTTTTGCTGGCGATCTAAAACATGTAGGTGAACTTCTTCATCTGAGAAATCATCCACTAGTTTAATGAAAGCACATTTGTGTAGTTTATCATTGGGATTAGGAAGCATGTTCTCTTGAACTTTTAGTGAAAAGTCACTTTTATCAATTTGAATTCCTTGGTTAGGATCCATTTTCATAACAGCTAAATAATAACCAGATTGATAAGTATACATTAGAAAAAAGAGTGCGCCATGACTTGTAGAGGACGTAGTTTTCATGTTTCTAAATAGTTCATTAGTTAAACTATGAGAAATTTTTATGAATTCTTGAGTGTTAGAAATATCTGATGCAAAATTAATTACTTGAGATTGAACAAAATTGTTACCTTCTGTAAACTTACTTGCCTTTACTTGACGAGCGTTTAAGGAAGTTGCAATATGATCGGTAAAAAATTCTAAAACGACAGCAGGAACCCCAGCTAAATTTATTACTTGTGATGCAAGTGATGGAGTCTGTTTTGTTAAGTCAATATCATGAGCAATCATTTGTGTAATAGCAATAGTCATTCTTTTCCTCCCGAAATTAAGAATTGTTTTATATAATTAAAAAATTTCCATTGATTATACCCAATTCCTATATTTAATTGGTAGAATCATAAAAAATAAATCTCCTATAGTTGCAGTGTTTTGTAGATGTTTAACAATAGATAATATATGCATATCATGAAAATAGTACCATCATATAGCTAAAATAAAGACACGCCGCAGCGTGCCTTCTTTGATCATACAAACTGCTCTACAACTTTATTAATCTGGTCTTTTGAATCAATCAAATCAATTGGTTGGTTAAATTCAATGGTTGTGCGTTCTTTATCTGTGCTTGCGTCATTAAGCATTATGTAATTTCTGCTCTTTTCAAAGTACACACGAATGACCCACTTGCGGATGTTGTCATCTAAGACGATATTAAAGTAGCTTTTGTTGTCACGATAGAAAAGGCGATCCGTCGGAACAATGTCTTTCACAATAACTTTCATAATGGAGTAAGTTTCTAACTCTTCAGCCGTTGTGACAATCTCTCCTTTGGATTTTTCAGGAACTTCTTCAATCTCTACTTCGTCTACGACCACTTTATTTTCTGTTGTTGATTTTAAGGCAGCGTTAAGCTTGTTATTTACTTGCTCATTAACGATTTGTTTTAAACCCTTTTTGATGATAGGTGTGAATTTTTCGAGAGTCGTTTTTGTTTTCATGCCATCATAGATTTCATTAACAAGAAACTTTACGAAATCTTCAGTCGGATTATCAAACTGCTCATTTAGGTACACTTTTAGAGCATTTAAGTACTTCAATTCTGAAGCAGTACTTGTAATATTGTCTACATCAAAATTTTCTTTCCTAAATTTAGCTATCTCATTAATGTGAATATCTCTTAAGTCTAAGATGTTAAAAGAAAAGAAAGGGGATGCGTCCATTTTATTTGGCTCTTCAAGGTCAGTGTAAAATCTATATTCAATTCCATTTGTTAAAATGCCGAATTTAGATGACGTTGTTCCAAAATAACGGAATAATTGTGAATCATGTTTCGTTAACTGTTGATCAACACTTTTGCATTCTATGAGA
Proteins encoded in this region:
- a CDS encoding type I restriction endonuclease, whose product is MEKFTEQLRNLSARVEKLKDSITTEEATKTALVMPFFQQLGYDVFNPLEFNPEFTADVGIKKGEKVDYAILLENEPVILIECKSVDQQLTKHDSQLFRYFGTTSSKFGILTNGIEYRFYTDLEEPNKMDASPFFSFNILDLRDIHINEIAKFRKENFDVDNITSTASELKYLNALKVYLNEQFDNPTEDFVKFLVNEIYDGMKTKTTLEKFTPIIKKGLKQIVNEQVNNKLNAALKSTTENKVVVDEVEIEEVPEKSKGEIVTTAEELETYSIMKVIVKDIVPTDRLFYRDNKSYFNIVLDDNIRKWVIRVYFEKSRNYIMLNDASTDKERTTIEFNQPIDLIDSKDQINKVVEQFV
- a CDS encoding nucleoid-associated protein gives rise to the protein MTIAITQMIAHDIDLTKQTPSLASQVINLAGVPAVVLEFFTDHIATSLNARQVKASKFTEGNNFVQSQVINFASDISNTQEFIKISHSLTNELFRNMKTTSSTSHGALFFLMYTYQSGYYLAVMKMDPNQGIQIDKSDFSLKVQENMLPNPNDKLHKCAFIKLVDDFSDEEVHLHVLDRQQKAGEVSKYFMINFLGATEILNDKIMTDRVIKKLQEETLSIVPQKKALDFYVAVDKTFANGKNIDIDLDLEKLITPFVEEEKQRADFIEGFKTSLRSEYEDVSFQFKSEKDPTTVCYQSSDKKVKIEFPIEFFKTYITVDDSQKDKTIITISEIELKQKNK
- a CDS encoding ImmA/IrrE family metallo-endopeptidase, which codes for MDYSTILEDYIFSLYQSIGIYKPDQLDVETIAARLGVVLEYDDKSSKSFELGEIPFIVLNNQFIPQQQWQDFGHELGHLLRHCGNQTVLPSSFREMQEWQANNFAQHFCIPTFMLEKMMFPWRKQEVIYTIAQVFHVEFTFAAERLERWLRQKESLYFYEKMGEYQK